In Salvelinus alpinus chromosome 30, SLU_Salpinus.1, whole genome shotgun sequence, a single genomic region encodes these proteins:
- the LOC139560086 gene encoding ras-related protein Rab-8A-like — protein MAKTYDYLFKLLLIGDSGVGKTCVLFRFSEDAFNSTFISTIGIDFKIRTIELDGKKIKLQIWDTAGQERFQTITTAYYRGAMGIMLVYDITNEKSFENIKNWIRNIVEHASADVEKMVLGNKCDINDKRQVSKERGEKLALEYGIKFMETSAKANINVENAFLTLARDIKSKMDTKLEGNSPQGKSHGVKISEPQKKISFFPCALL, from the exons ATGGCGAAGACATACGATTATTTGTTTAAATTACTGTTAATCGGAGATTCTGGTGTCGGGAAGACATGCGTGTTGTTCAGGTTCTCAGAGGATGCATTTAACTCCACATTCATCTCCACCATAG GAATTGACTTTAAAATTAGAACAATAGAACTAGATGGCAAGAAGATAAAGTTACAGATATG GGACACAGCAGGACAGGAGCGTTTTCAAACAATCACAACAGCATACTATAGAGGAGCAATG GGTATCATGCTAGTCTACGACATCACCAATGAAAAGTCCTTTGAAAACATCAAGAACTGGATACGTAACATAGTGGAG CATGCATCGGCTGATGTTGAGAAGATGGTCCTTGGTAACAAATGTGACATCAATGACAAACGGCAGGTGTccaaagaaagaggagagaag CTGGCGTTGGAGTATGGTATCAAGTTCATGGAGACCAGTGCAAAGGCCAATATCAATGTGGAAAATGCCTTTTTGACACTTGCACGAGACATCAAATCGAAGATGGACACAAAATTG GAGGGCAATAGTCCCCAGGGGAAAAGCCACGGGGTGAAGATCTCTGAGCCCCAGAAGAAGATCAGCTTCTTCCCCTGTGCCCTACTGTGA